In the Pocillopora verrucosa isolate sample1 chromosome 4, ASM3666991v2, whole genome shotgun sequence genome, GCGAAGCAATCGAGATTTGTTGTGCCGGAGACACAACACTATTGCCAGACTTGAGCACATcttactgtttattttttctttctgaaaattaCTGCCACCAAGAAACCTAACACCCTGCATGAACTGCAAAGCTCATCATACTGAACGCAAGGACACTCACGTAAACTTAACATCTTGAAATAGCGAGTCGTTTCCCTAGCAATAATATAGTGCTTGCACTGACTTTTAAAAGCTCTTCAGAAACACACAAATGCAACTagattttctgtttctgtttaaACCAAACTGACATGTAAAACGACACGGATGTTTATGGTAGAATAACACCGAAAGCTTCTTTAAAGACAATGATTCCACTCGATTTTTGTCGCTTTTCTTTTGATGTATTTTTATccatttattatttcttgttGAAATGTAATATTTCGATTGTTGTCGGCCCTGGCGTGACTAAATCTTCGTCGCGACACATCCTAGGCCTGTTTTGACataaacgtcagcttttccAGAGTCTCCTTCAGATTCTCTGATAACACTGATGTCCATCAGTGTGAAAACAATAAGGCTGCTTTTGTggaaaaaactgaatttacaaTATACCCCAGCAAATTgagatgattttgtttttttcccgtTGTATGGCCAAACCGTCAGTGTTTCTTAGGTCAACTCAGGAGTTTGCGTAATTattaaactgaaaagaaaacaatgttctGCAAATACAAGTCatgttgatttaaaaacaaCCCACTCTACAAACATAGCAAGGGTCGGTCGGTGAATGGTCAAGATCTGAAGTTTCTCGTTTCTGtcattaaagttaaaaataaagcaattcaGAGAGTTAGAAATGACCTGTGAATGAATGCGTTGACATTGGAATTATGAAGTAAAGTCGTTATCTTTTCGCGTTGCAATGTCCGTTTTGTCAATACTTCCTCATTTTGAACACTGAGAATTTATCAACCCGCCTTTTCTATAAGACCTCCACTCCCGCTTGGACTCGGAATACTTAAGAAAAGATGTCCTTTAGAGTAGTCTcttctaaatttaaaatttgtaattttttttttcgtgcacTTTGCTTTTAAATTACCAAGTTTCTGAGATTCTCTAAAAGATCATCCTCTCGTGTGAGACTGCAGTACAGCCAAAGACATCCAGTTAAgcctttctttcttcttttcatttttcaaaaaaccaaaagcaaCTTGGAAAATGCAAGTAAAGAAACGATCCTCTCAATGAGCTGTAATTAAAGAAACTGCAGGAAAGAATCCTAAAGAAAATTCAGGCTTCGCTGGGATTCTTACCAAGATACTAACTGGGCGTGTCACCACCAACTGAGTTACAAAGCGACATgttagcctgcagtgcaggcgtttTATCCTCCCCCACCCCTACCCCTCTCCTTACTTTTGACCGTCGACagcccccttggtacaaatttctttctctccccagccttccgttgccattaaaatcaaagatggcggccataagtTTCGTTAAGAAGACACTGAAcactcgccaaaattacgcctgctctgcaggctaacCAAATGTAGAAAGTAAAGCAAATTTTAGTGAGAACTTCTTTCTCAGAGAGAGATCTGCTCacaattaaatcaaattaattcatagtttaattttgatcatttttgaAGATACCACTAatgctatatattttttttcgacAGTTTGAACCGATAAACATAAAGATGTCTAAAGCGAAGCGTGTCTGTGTGATCGGTGCAGGTCCCAGTGGTATGTCAGTATTGTTTCActtcaataaattgaaagaacaAGGCAAAGAAATTCCTGAAATTGTGTGCTTCGACAAGCAGTCAGACTGGGGAGGGCTCTGGAAATACTCCTGGGAAACTGGTAAGTACATAGTTTTCAGGGGCACGTCGACACACTCTTTTACAGGGCCTCTGTATCTATTCATTTGATCTTGTTATGTCCTTCTGGTAAAAAATAGCATTTTCTTAGTGTAGATGAGGTTTAGCCACTTGGAGGAGGAGCCAACTGCGTAAAacgttctttttgttttcttctttaacgTGCAGCGTCGACATCGCACCTAAAATAGCGCCGCCAGTAATGTGGAAAATAAGAGTGGGACAATATGAGCTGATCAGTGCTTCTGAGTTAGGGGGAAGGCAGAGAAcataaaaaacatgtttttttgcAACATCTTAGAGTCGATTTGAAAAGCGGACGTGGTAGACCATTTGTATGCATACtgagaaaaaaaggttaaagcaaacaattatttgaattgaagaaaaatgaacacaattgtatgatttaattctttttttgttattgttgttttcaggTATCGATCAGTTTGGTGAACCCGTCCATGGAAGTATGTACCGAGGCCTCTGGTCGAATGGTCCGAAGGAGGCTTTAGAATATCCAGACTACACGTTCGAAGATCATTTCAAAAAGGCAATTCCATCCTTCCCACCCAGAGCGGTTCTCTTTGATTATCTACAAGGTAAGTAACCTTTCCATCTCAACAAGTTACCTAATGGTTAGGCTCTGCTCCTGATTTCGATCAcgcttattcatttatttattaatttttttttcattgttgtgaCTGGTTTTCCCAATTCCGTGACGAAAAAGAATAATAAAGCAGGCCTATCTTTTAAGAGCAAAAGTAGCTGTAGACAAGCGATGTAGAGGTTATCGAATTAACACACAGCTATTGGCGCGTAACTTAACAATTTTTCTATTACTGAATCTTTTATCAGGTCGTTGGACTAAAGGCGATCTTCGACACTGGATTCGTTTCAATCATGCCGTCCGCCAGGTGACCTACAATGATGACACTGACGACTTTTCAGTAGTTGTCAAAAGCCTTGTCGAGGACAAAGACCTTCCTGTTCAGAAGTTTGACTACCTTATTGTAGCGACTGGTCACTTCTCTGTGCCGCACGTTCCCTCTTTTCCAGGAATAGAGGAGTTTCCTGGTCGCGTGATGCACTCGCACGACTTCCGAAATGCCTATCAGTTCCAAGGCCAGACGCTCCTCGTTGTCGGCTCCAGCTATTCCGCTGAGGATATCGCTATGCAAAACCTCAAATATGGCGCTAAGAAGATCATTTGCTCCTACAAGACCAGGCCAATGGGCTTCAAGTGGCCCCCTGAGATCACTGAGAGACCACTTGTAACAAAGATCGTGGGCAAAACTGTCCACTTCAAGGATGGTACCACTGCCGATGTGGACGCCATCATTTTGTGCACCGGCTACTACTTCCATTTTCCGTTCCTTGAAGAGCGCCTCCGGCTGAAGGCCAGGAATATCTTGTACCCCGCCGGGATGTACAAGAATGTGCTGTGGACCGAGGCTGGCAACAACAAGTTTTTCTACATTGGAATGCAGGACCAGTACTACACTTACACCATGTTCGACGCGCAAGCCAAGTGGACCGTTAACTGCATCACAGGGGAGCTCAAAGTCCCTGACAAGGAAGCCATGAAGAAGGACATTGAGAAATGGATCGCAAAGTAATAAATTATAGAGCAATTTGCGAGGGCGAATTGCTGCACGGATCTTCGCCCCTTCAATCTCTTTGACTGCTCTAGAAAATTTGGCGTCGCCCTTAGATAGAAACGGAAACCAACCGCgactcaaccaatcagaatcaaagCTTAACCCAAAATCATTCATTGCACAATCGCGTTTTCCCGTCATTATGCCAGATTGCTTgtgtttactttgagttttcatcgGCTTCTTGTTCCTTTGATACTTTTATTCAAATGTTACGACATaaacactcaatcgaaatgcactcAACAGGACCTTTTCTTGATACGTTGAAAACAGCTTCGTTGCTGTCGAAAGGGAGACCCGAACGTGTAGATATTTGGTAATCCTGGCTTAAAGTATTAAAtatattcctttgtttttagATAAGAGCTGCAGACTTCAAATAAGCGCACCAAAAAATTTCATTAGAAGAAAAGCGAACACTTAACAGATCAGTTACAGAACCTGTCACGAATTATACTGAAATggaagtttttcattttttcctttataattTCAGGATGAACGAACTGAAGGACTGCCACGATGATATAAATTTCCAGACTGAATACTTGGTCGACATCGCCAAGGATGCAAACTACGGATATGACCTGGACACCGCCCAACAGTTCCATGACTGGGAACATCACAAACATGAGGACATCCTCACTTACAGAGATCAAAGCCACGCAAGTAAGTTTACTGGAACCCAGTCCCCAATTCACCACTCTACATTCATGAAAGCCCTTGATGACTCGATGGCGACTTTTCTGAACACCAAACGCTGAAATACTACTGGCTGGACACAAATAAAGTTAGGCGTTTCTGAGGTGA is a window encoding:
- the LOC131792303 gene encoding trimethylamine monooxygenase-like translates to MSKAKRVCVIGAGPSGMSVLFHFNKLKEQGKEIPEIVCFDKQSDWGGLWKYSWETGIDQFGEPVHGSMYRGLWSNGPKEALEYPDYTFEDHFKKAIPSFPPRAVLFDYLQGRWTKGDLRHWIRFNHAVRQVTYNDDTDDFSVVVKSLVEDKDLPVQKFDYLIVATGHFSVPHVPSFPGIEEFPGRVMHSHDFRNAYQFQGQTLLVVGSSYSAEDIAMQNLKYGAKKIICSYKTRPMGFKWPPEITERPLVTKIVGKTVHFKDGTTADVDAIILCTGYYFHFPFLEERLRLKARNILYPAGMYKNVLWTEAGNNKFFYIGMQDQYYTYTMFDAQAKWTVNCITGELKVPDKEAMKKDIEKWIAKMNELKDCHDDINFQTEYLVDIAKDANYGYDLDTAQQFHDWEHHKHEDILTYRDQSHASKFTGTQSPIHHSTFMKALDDSMATFLNTKR